ACATCGGTGACGATTCGCTGTTCGTAAACGTCGGTGAGCGCACCAACGTGACCGGTTCACGCGCTTTTGCCCGGCTGATCCTGAACGACAACTATGCGGAAGCGCTGAACGTGGCGCGCAGCCAGGTGGAAAACGGTGCGCAGATCATCGACATCAACATGGACGAAGCCATGCTCGATTCGCACAAGGCCATGGTGACGTTCCTCAATCTGGTGGCAGCCGAACCGGATATCTGCAAGGTGCCGATCATGCTGGACTCGAGCAAGTGGACGGTGATCCAGGCCGGTTTGAAATGTATTCAGGGCAAATCGGTCATCAACTCGATCAGCATGAAAGAAGGTGAAGAAGAATTTATCCATCACGCCAAGCTGGCGCGCCGCTATGGCGCCGCCGTAATCGTCATGGCGTTCGACGAGCAAGGGCAGGCGGATACGTTGCAGCGCAAGGTCGAGATCTGCACGCGCAGTTACCGCATTCTGGTGGACAAGGTTGGCTTCCCGCCGGAGGACATCATTTTCGATCCGAACATTTTTGCCATCGCCACAGGGATCGAGGAACACAACAACTACGGTGTCGATTTCATCGAAGCGACGCGCGCGATCAAGCAGACTTTGCCGTACGCCAAGGTCAGCGGCGGGGTGTCGAACGTGTCGTTCTCTTTCCGCGGCAACGAGCCGATCCGCGAGGCGATTCACACCGCTTTCCTGTATCACGCGATCAGGGCCGGCATGACGATGGGGATCGTCAACGCCGGGCAGCTCGGCGTGTATTCCGATATTCCGCCCGAATTGCTGGAAAAGGTCGAAGATGTGCTGCTGAACCGCCGCCTGGATGCAACCGAGCGTCTGGTCGAATTTGCCGAACAGTACAAGGGGCAGAAAAAGGAACAGGTGGAAGATCTGGCATGGCGTGATGAGCCGTTGCAACAGCGCTTGACGCATGCGCTGGTCAGAGGCATTGCCACGTTCATCGAAGTCGATACCGAAGAAGCGCGTGCCGAGATCGAGAAAAAAGGCGGCCGGCCGATTCAAGTCATCGAGGGTCCGCTGATGGATGGCATGAGCGTGGTCGGTGATTTGTTCGGCGCCGGAAAAATGTTTTTGCCGCAGGTGGTCAAATCGGCGCGAGTGATGAAACAGGCGGTGGCGTATCTGTTGCCGTACATCGAAGCGGAGAAGAAACTACTCGGCGACGACAAACCGAAAGGCAAGATCGTCGTCGCCACGGTCAAGGGCGATGTGCACGACATCGGCAAGAACATCGTTGCGGTGGTATTGCAGTGCAACAATTACGAAGTGATCAACATGGGCGTCATGGTGCCGAGCGCGCAGATTCTCGATATGGCGCGGCGTGAAAATGCCGATATCATCGGCTTGTCCGGGCTGATCACGCCGTCGCTCGAGGAAATGGCGCATGTGGCTAAGGAAATGCAGCGCGAGGGATTCACCATTCCGCTGCTGATCGGTGGTGCGACGACGTCGCGCGTGCATACCGCTGTTAAGATTGCGCCGCATTACGAAGGGCCGACGGTGTGGGTTCCCGACGCCAGCCGCGCGGTCGGCGTGTGCAGCAATTTGCTGTCGGAAGACCTTCGCGCGAATTACGTGCAGAACATCAAGGACGAATACGAAAAAGTCCGCACCCAGCACAAAAATAAGAAAGGCCCGGCCAAACTGCTGACGCTGCAAGAAGCGCGCGCCAATGCGTTCAAGACCGACTGGGCCAATTACCAACCGCATCAGCCGCAATTGATCGGTGTGCGCACGCTGAACAATTATCCACTCGATAAAATCGTGCCGTTCATCGACTGGACACCGTTCTTCCAGGCATGGGAACTGGCGGGGCGCTATCCCGACATTCTGACCGATGAAGTGGTTGGCGAAACCGCCAGCCAACTGTTCCGTGATGCGCAGGCCATGCTGAAGAAAATCGTCGAGCAGAAGTGGCTCAGCGCCAATGCCGTGATCGGTCTTTTCCCGGCGAATGCGGTCGGCGACGACATTGAAATCTATACCGATGCCACCCGCAGCAAAATTGCGATGGTGTATCACTGCCTGCGACAGCAGGATCAGAAACCGAGCGGCAAGCCGAACCGTTGCCTGGCGGATTACATCGCGCCGAAGGACACCGGAATTCAAGATACCATCGGCTTGTTTGCAGTCGGCGCGGGATTCGGCATCGATGAGCGCATCAAAGCATTCGAAGCGGTCAACGACGATTACAGCGCCATCGTGCTGAAAGCGCTGGCCGATCGCCTGGCGGAAGCCTTCGCCGAACATATGCACATGCGCGTGCGCCGTGAATTCTGGGGCTATGCCAAGGATGAGACCTTGAGCAACGAGCAATTGATCAACGAAGAATACCTTGGTATCCGTCCTGCGCCGGGTTATCCCGCGTGCCCGGATCATACCGAAAAAGGCCCGTTGTTTGCGACGCTGAACGCCACCGAAAATGCTGGCATCGTCATTACCGAATCGTTTGCCATGGTGCCGACGGCTGCGGTGTCGGGATTTTATTTCTCGCACCCGGAATCGTCTTTCTTCGCCGTTGGTAAAATCGGCAAGGATCAGGTAGAAGACTACGCCAAGCGCAAAGGCTGGACCCTGGAAGAAGCCGAACGCTGGCTGGCGCCGGTGCTGGCGTATGAGCGCTACTAGAGTATAAGAGCCATCGCGCATTAGTCACGCAGATTAAGGAAATGCCGGTTAATTGACTGCACGAGCGAATCACTTCTTTGCTCGGCGCTCACTGCCTCGCCTAGCGTGTGGATAGGTCTCGGTTGCTTTGCTCCATGCGTAATGCCGGATTTCAAACCGGCAGCAATGCGGTTTTGTTGCCGGTTTGCAGTAATAAGATTCGAAAAATAAGTGAAATACTTATTCAGATTATTGCTTGAAAGGTTTAATATCAATCCCGGTGAAAATGTCAAGAGTTAAATTTTTACCGGAAATAAACAAGGTAAGCTATTGATAATGAATTAATAGAGATCTTGTGATAATAAAAATATTTTGAGGGGTTTTATCATGAAGAATAAAAATTTACGCTACTGGGCGATCGCAGGATTACTATCGTGCACTTCAATTACCGCACAAGCAGCGCCTGTCGATTTATCAGGGTGGACGGAATTGACACTGAATTACCCAGGCGGACAGGGTGCCGGAAATTGGGTGCTGGAACCCGGCAATACCGCAGTTGAGCAAAAACTGAATGCCGATCCGTCGTTCTTTTTGAACAACCAAAACCTGAGCAGCTATACCGTTGACGGCACCTGGCAAGTCAAACCATCCGGCGACGATGATTACATGGGTTTTGCATTCGGTTATCAAAATTCCAGCAATTTTTATTTGTTCGACTGGAAAAAAGCATCGCAAGGCTACGTAGGCCGCACAGCGGCGGAAGGTATGACCATCAAGAAATTTGAAGGTGCAACCGGCGATGGGCTTGCCGATTTATCGCTGGCGGAATTCTGGGAGAATCAGGTTGATTTCGGCGATATGAGTGTGCTTGCGACCAATCATTCCAGTACGAAGGGGTGGGTTGACAATGTTTTATACACATTCCACCTGGAGTACAACGTCAATCCCGGAGAAATTCATATTGTCATCAATCAGGGAGCCACCGAATTATGGAATGTCACGGTTTTGGATTCCACTTTCACATCAGGACAATTCGGTTTCTATAACAATTCGCAATCCAACGTGAGGTACGCCGGATTTGAAGTAACTCCGGTTCCCGAGCCTGAAACTTATGCCATGCTATTGGCCGGCTTGGTTTTAACGGGCTTCATGGCGCGCCGTAGAAAAGCAACTGAAGTGTAATACTTCAAAGTGATGGGGTATTAACAATGGGAGCTACGGCTCCCATTGTTATTTCCGGGCGATGTGGGGATTATACTAATGGTCCGAATTATTATGGAAATATGGCCACAGATTAGCGCATCTACTAACCCAGATCCTTAAAATAAGCATTATGCTTATTCCCTTGTTGAAATTGCCGGTATTAGAATGGCAAACAGGGGGGAGATTTTGATAAATTTTGCTGGAGGGTTGCGATGAAAGCAAAGATATTAAATGGCATGGTAACTCTGCTCATGATTCCAATGCTATCGGGATGCTGGCTTCTTGCAGCGGGAGGGGTTGGTGCATACGGCGGTTACAAAGCCAAAGAAGAGGGTTATGGACTTCAGAATCCGATTACAAAGGAAAAAAAGGAAAATAAGACGACTGATCAGAAAAAGTAGCATGCAGTGAAGATGTGATCATCATCGCGTTGCTTTTTAGAGGATTACCGGGGTCAGGAGAATTTCACAGATTTACCAAGGTTGCAAAGGTGGCATTCTTCAGCGTGGGGCTGCTCGGCAGTCATGGATTTTTGCAGACACCACATTGTGTTTGATAAGAGCTTCAATAGCTTGAAGCTTATGTAATATTCCGGGCATTGAAGGGGTAGTGACGCGGTATATGCTGAATGCTGACCCATTGATCAGTCGTGAATGCTGCCACGGCCCAAGCCCCATTGAAACGGCCGACGCCTGAATTTTTCTCACCGCCGAATGGGTTATAAGGTAGATCATTGACTGGCTGATCATTGATATGCGCCATGCCGGATTCAAGCTGCTGTGCGAATCGAAGACCGCGTTCGACATCTTGCGTAAACACCGCGGCAGCCAACCCAAGATCGGTGTCATTGGCGATACTCAATGCTTCGGCTTCATTGTGTGCACGTATGATCGGTGCAATGGGGCCGAACGATTCCGTTTGCGCCAGTGGCATCTGATTGGTGACTTGAGAAAATACATGCGGTGGAAGTACTAATCCTTGCGCTTCGCCACCCACCATTTGGTGCGCCCCCGCTGAAAGAGCATCGCGGATCCGTTGTTGCAGGCCATTTAACTGGGATTCATTGATAATAGGTCCAATCATCGTATCAGGCGCATTCGGGTCACCTGCTTTCAATTGACGCACACGATCGGCAAAGCGTTCGACGAACTCATCATGAATTCGATCCTCGATAATAAAACGATTAACGCTCATGCAGGTTTGGCCCTGGTGAAGAAATTTACCAAACACGGCAGCTTCCACAGCTTGCCCCAGGTCGGCATCATTCAATACCACGAACGGACCATTCCCGCCCAGCTCCAACTCAAGTCGCTTTAGCATGGGGCCCTCAGCCGCTAGCTTTGCGATATTGCGGCCAACGGGCGTTGAGCCGGTAAACGATATGACGCGAGGAATAGGGTGAGTGACAAAGGCATCGCCAATCTCACTGCCTGCGCCGACGATAACGCTGAGTACGCCAGGAGGTAATTCTGCTTCTTCAAGGATTTTTGCAAACAGCAGTCCGCCCGTTACCGGGGTATCGCTGGCTGGC
The nucleotide sequence above comes from Gammaproteobacteria bacterium. Encoded proteins:
- the metH gene encoding methionine synthase, whose amino-acid sequence is MTRESRTALLESLFSQRILILDGAMGTMIQTFKLTEADFRGQRFADFAHDLKGNNDLLTLTQPDIIRSIHAGYLEAGADIIETNTFNSNAVSMADYHMQDLVYELNVAAAKLARDAAQEYEAKTPNKPRFVAGVIGPTTKTASISPDVNDPGFRNISFDQLVTDYTESIRGLVDGGADILLVETIFDSLNAKAALFAIDQFFEDHGIRLPVMISVTITDASGRTLSGQTPEAFWNSVSHTRPLSVGINCALGAELMRPYIEELAGVANVYISVHPNAGLPNPLSETGYDESPEYTASQIKGFAQDGFVNIVGGCCGTTPAHIKAIAQAVAPIAPRKIPDIPKKLRLSGLEPLNIGDDSLFVNVGERTNVTGSRAFARLILNDNYAEALNVARSQVENGAQIIDINMDEAMLDSHKAMVTFLNLVAAEPDICKVPIMLDSSKWTVIQAGLKCIQGKSVINSISMKEGEEEFIHHAKLARRYGAAVIVMAFDEQGQADTLQRKVEICTRSYRILVDKVGFPPEDIIFDPNIFAIATGIEEHNNYGVDFIEATRAIKQTLPYAKVSGGVSNVSFSFRGNEPIREAIHTAFLYHAIRAGMTMGIVNAGQLGVYSDIPPELLEKVEDVLLNRRLDATERLVEFAEQYKGQKKEQVEDLAWRDEPLQQRLTHALVRGIATFIEVDTEEARAEIEKKGGRPIQVIEGPLMDGMSVVGDLFGAGKMFLPQVVKSARVMKQAVAYLLPYIEAEKKLLGDDKPKGKIVVATVKGDVHDIGKNIVAVVLQCNNYEVINMGVMVPSAQILDMARRENADIIGLSGLITPSLEEMAHVAKEMQREGFTIPLLIGGATTSRVHTAVKIAPHYEGPTVWVPDASRAVGVCSNLLSEDLRANYVQNIKDEYEKVRTQHKNKKGPAKLLTLQEARANAFKTDWANYQPHQPQLIGVRTLNNYPLDKIVPFIDWTPFFQAWELAGRYPDILTDEVVGETASQLFRDAQAMLKKIVEQKWLSANAVIGLFPANAVGDDIEIYTDATRSKIAMVYHCLRQQDQKPSGKPNRCLADYIAPKDTGIQDTIGLFAVGAGFGIDERIKAFEAVNDDYSAIVLKALADRLAEAFAEHMHMRVRREFWGYAKDETLSNEQLINEEYLGIRPAPGYPACPDHTEKGPLFATLNATENAGIVITESFAMVPTAAVSGFYFSHPESSFFAVGKIGKDQVEDYAKRKGWTLEEAERWLAPVLAYERY
- a CDS encoding aldehyde dehydrogenase family protein — protein: MENKKESPPPYSNFDQLLINGQWRHGRGTKVLSDLNPYNGSTLVEIPHANRDDMDEAYRGTAKAQRAWAALLPGERAAIMRRAAQIMEARREEIVSWIIHESGGTRIKANLEWNAVHGVLLEAATLPYLVEGRILPADIPGKESRMYRKPVGVVGVISPWNWPFQLTARSAAPALAVGNAVVVKPASDTPVTGGLLFAKILEEAELPPGVLSVIVGAGSEIGDAFVTHPIPRVISFTGSTPVGRNIAKLAAEGPMLKRLELELGGNGPFVVLNDADLGQAVEAAVFGKFLHQGQTCMSVNRFIIEDRIHDEFVERFADRVRQLKAGDPNAPDTMIGPIINESQLNGLQQRIRDALSAGAHQMVGGEAQGLVLPPHVFSQVTNQMPLAQTESFGPIAPIIRAHNEAEALSIANDTDLGLAAAVFTQDVERGLRFAQQLESGMAHINDQPVNDLPYNPFGGEKNSGVGRFNGAWAVAAFTTDQWVSIQHIPRHYPFNARNIT
- a CDS encoding PEP-CTERM sorting domain-containing protein; translation: MKNKNLRYWAIAGLLSCTSITAQAAPVDLSGWTELTLNYPGGQGAGNWVLEPGNTAVEQKLNADPSFFLNNQNLSSYTVDGTWQVKPSGDDDYMGFAFGYQNSSNFYLFDWKKASQGYVGRTAAEGMTIKKFEGATGDGLADLSLAEFWENQVDFGDMSVLATNHSSTKGWVDNVLYTFHLEYNVNPGEIHIVINQGATELWNVTVLDSTFTSGQFGFYNNSQSNVRYAGFEVTPVPEPETYAMLLAGLVLTGFMARRRKATEV